Proteins encoded in a region of the Haloglomus salinum genome:
- a CDS encoding urease accessory protein UreD codes for MATDAPGAADPDATDPDADGEEPAPDAPHPAFAGYAAEPVPQAAVGSPGKDGVLELRFERTTGGTALVHDYATVPFHVSGTLGHDPHPDAETVFVQSPTGGVAQGDRHDVTVEVGADAVAHVSTQSATKVQTMRANYAAAETRLSVGAGGHLDYVPEPTILHEGARYHASLDLDLAPGASAVLGEVLVPGRLARGERFDFERCLSRVRATGPEGLLFTDATHLAPGGAGPVPDAPGVLGEFTVYGTLFVVAPDHNAPADLSDALHEAIVTACAGAPNSARGGATRLPNGAGVAVRALGARAETVWAGLHAAWDAARRDLLDAPAPAGRKY; via the coding sequence ATGGCGACGGACGCGCCGGGAGCGGCGGACCCGGATGCGACCGACCCGGACGCGGACGGCGAGGAGCCAGCGCCCGACGCCCCGCACCCGGCGTTCGCGGGATACGCCGCCGAGCCCGTCCCGCAGGCCGCGGTCGGCTCGCCCGGGAAGGACGGCGTCCTCGAACTCCGGTTCGAGCGGACGACGGGCGGTACCGCGCTCGTCCACGACTACGCCACCGTTCCGTTCCACGTCTCGGGGACGCTGGGCCACGACCCACACCCCGACGCGGAGACGGTGTTCGTCCAGTCGCCGACCGGCGGCGTCGCGCAGGGCGACCGCCACGACGTGACCGTCGAGGTCGGCGCCGACGCCGTGGCGCACGTCTCCACGCAGAGCGCCACCAAGGTCCAGACGATGCGGGCCAACTACGCGGCCGCGGAGACGCGGCTGTCGGTCGGCGCGGGCGGCCATCTCGACTACGTCCCCGAGCCGACCATCCTCCACGAGGGGGCGCGCTACCACGCGAGCCTCGACCTCGACCTCGCACCGGGCGCGTCGGCGGTTCTGGGCGAGGTGCTGGTGCCGGGGCGCCTGGCCCGGGGCGAGCGGTTCGACTTCGAGCGGTGCCTCTCGCGGGTCCGGGCGACCGGCCCCGAGGGGCTGCTGTTCACGGACGCGACGCATCTCGCGCCCGGCGGCGCCGGGCCGGTCCCCGACGCGCCGGGCGTGCTGGGTGAGTTCACCGTCTACGGGACCCTGTTCGTCGTCGCGCCCGACCACAACGCCCCCGCCGACCTGAGTGACGCGCTCCACGAGGCCATCGTGACGGCGTGTGCCGGCGCCCCGAACTCGGCCCGCGGCGGCGCGACGCGGCTCCCGAACGGGGCCGGCGTGGCCGTCCGGGCGCTGGGCGCCCGGGCCGAGACCGTCTGGGCAGGCCTCCACGCGGCGTGGGACGCCGCCCGGCGTGACCTGCTCGACGCACCCGCACCCGCGGGGAGGAAGTACTGA
- a CDS encoding urease accessory protein UreE, whose translation MLVAETYLGHRSEEVVTSALAEAETGTGGGVHRVVLTDTERRRSRVRTETADGTDLGIVVARELADGDVLRTENGGLLVVELAAVEALVVDLAGADAPTTAAVAFGHAVGNRHWDMAVRGTEVLFPVADDRERMERFVRAEAPAGATLHTERVPPTTFDDGGPDHSHGPSLGDDHAHEDGSHLRLTDDGGVAGDGSGGSDR comes from the coding sequence ATGCTGGTCGCCGAGACCTACCTCGGCCACCGGAGCGAGGAGGTGGTCACGAGCGCGCTGGCCGAGGCGGAGACCGGCACGGGCGGCGGCGTCCACCGGGTCGTCCTCACGGACACGGAGCGGCGGCGCTCGCGGGTCCGGACCGAGACGGCCGACGGGACCGACCTCGGCATCGTGGTCGCGCGGGAACTCGCCGATGGCGACGTGCTCCGAACCGAGAACGGGGGACTCCTCGTCGTCGAACTCGCGGCGGTCGAGGCGCTGGTTGTGGACCTCGCCGGGGCGGACGCCCCGACGACCGCGGCCGTCGCCTTCGGCCACGCCGTCGGCAACCGCCACTGGGACATGGCCGTCCGGGGGACCGAGGTGCTGTTCCCGGTGGCCGACGACCGCGAGCGGATGGAGCGGTTCGTCCGGGCCGAGGCGCCCGCGGGCGCGACGCTCCACACCGAGCGGGTCCCCCCGACCACGTTCGACGACGGCGGGCCGGACCACTCGCACGGCCCGAGTCTCGGGGACGACCACGCCCACGAGGACGGCTCGCATCTGCGCCTGACCGACGACGGTGGCGTGGCCGGGGACGGGTCCGGAGGGTCGGACCGATGA
- a CDS encoding ABC transporter ATP-binding protein, translating to MLELDGVTAAYDATPILRDVDLTVEEGEIVGVMGKNGVGKSTLMKTVIGLLEPRAGTVTYAGADVTGADADERARAGIGYIPQGRDVFPDLSVEQNIRMGETVNTGSERTLYDEIYDYFPILEERADQDAGTLSGGQQQMLAIARALVADPDLLLLDEPSEGIQPSIVDQISEDMRTINQELGTTILFVEQNLGVIREMADRCYAMERGEVVDELGPSALTDEERLTSYLAV from the coding sequence CTGCTCGAACTCGACGGCGTCACGGCCGCCTACGACGCGACGCCCATCCTCCGCGACGTCGACCTGACCGTCGAGGAGGGGGAGATCGTCGGCGTGATGGGCAAGAACGGCGTCGGCAAGTCGACACTGATGAAGACCGTCATCGGCCTGCTCGAACCACGCGCCGGGACGGTCACCTACGCCGGCGCGGACGTGACGGGCGCCGACGCCGACGAGCGCGCCCGCGCGGGCATCGGCTACATCCCGCAGGGCCGGGACGTGTTCCCGGACCTCAGCGTCGAGCAGAACATCCGGATGGGCGAGACCGTCAACACCGGCAGCGAACGGACGCTGTACGACGAGATCTACGACTACTTCCCCATCCTCGAGGAGCGGGCCGACCAGGACGCGGGGACACTCTCGGGCGGCCAGCAACAGATGCTCGCCATCGCGCGGGCACTGGTGGCCGACCCGGACCTGCTGTTGCTGGACGAGCCCTCGGAGGGTATCCAGCCGTCCATCGTCGACCAGATCAGCGAGGACATGCGGACCATCAACCAGGAGCTCGGGACGACCATCCTGTTCGTCGAGCAGAACCTCGGGGTCATCCGCGAGATGGCCGACCGCTGCTACGCGATGGAGCGTGGCGAGGTGGTCGACGAACTCGGGCCCAGCGCACTCACCGACGAGGAGCGCCTCACCAGCTACCTCGCGGTCTGA
- the ureC gene encoding urease subunit alpha: MTRDIDREAYAELYGPTEGDRVRLGDTALFAEVETDYRTHGDEAVFGGGKTLRDGLGMAPGVTQAEGALDWVITNATVIDPVLGIVAGDIGIRNGDIVGVGKAGNPDTMDGVDMVVGPSTDVYPAEGKIATAGALDIHVHWNSAQLHEHALAGGITTMLGGGYGGGATTCTTGPENVKRHLQAAEAWPVNVGFYAKGNASAPAPLREQIEAGACTLKLHEDWGSMPEAIDTALSVAEDEDVQVCMHTDTLNEAGFVENTFAAVDGRTMHLFHIEGAGGGHAPDIMEMVGEPNMLPSSTNPSMPYTDNTFDEHLDMVMVCHHLNPDVPEDVAFAESRVRAETIAAEDVLHDMGAISMMTTDSQAMGRMAELVPRTWQTASKMKTQRGPLPEDEGTGADNHRIKRYIAKYTVNPAIAAGIDGYVGTLEPGKLADICLWDPAFFGVKPAMIFKGGFPVHSEMGEANGSLMTCEPIKQRERAGAVGKAKHALSLSFVSPAAAEAGVGEAYGLDSRVVPVEGTRTPGKADMVYNDYCPDDIDVDPETFEVRVDGEHVTCEPASELPLAQRYML, from the coding sequence GTGACCCGCGACATCGACCGCGAGGCGTACGCCGAGCTGTACGGCCCCACCGAGGGCGACCGGGTCCGGCTGGGCGACACGGCGCTGTTCGCCGAGGTGGAGACCGACTACCGGACCCACGGCGACGAGGCGGTGTTCGGGGGCGGGAAGACGCTGCGGGACGGCCTCGGCATGGCCCCGGGCGTCACGCAGGCCGAGGGCGCGCTGGACTGGGTCATCACGAACGCGACCGTCATCGACCCCGTGCTGGGCATCGTCGCTGGCGACATCGGCATCCGGAACGGCGATATCGTCGGCGTCGGGAAGGCCGGCAACCCGGACACGATGGACGGCGTCGACATGGTCGTCGGCCCGTCGACGGACGTGTATCCGGCCGAGGGGAAGATCGCCACGGCGGGCGCGCTGGATATCCACGTCCACTGGAACTCCGCCCAGCTCCACGAGCACGCGCTCGCGGGCGGCATCACGACGATGCTCGGCGGTGGCTACGGCGGCGGCGCGACCACCTGCACGACCGGGCCGGAGAACGTGAAACGACACCTCCAGGCCGCCGAGGCCTGGCCCGTCAACGTCGGCTTCTACGCCAAGGGGAACGCCTCGGCCCCGGCGCCGCTACGCGAGCAGATCGAGGCGGGAGCCTGCACGCTCAAACTCCACGAGGACTGGGGCTCGATGCCCGAGGCCATCGACACCGCGCTCTCGGTCGCCGAGGACGAGGACGTGCAGGTCTGCATGCACACGGACACGCTGAACGAGGCCGGCTTCGTCGAGAACACGTTCGCGGCCGTCGACGGCCGGACGATGCATCTGTTCCACATCGAGGGCGCTGGCGGCGGCCACGCCCCGGACATCATGGAGATGGTGGGCGAGCCGAACATGCTCCCCTCCTCGACGAACCCCTCGATGCCGTACACGGACAACACGTTCGACGAGCACCTGGACATGGTGATGGTCTGTCACCACCTCAACCCGGACGTGCCCGAGGACGTGGCGTTCGCCGAGTCCCGGGTCCGCGCCGAGACCATCGCCGCCGAGGACGTGCTCCACGACATGGGTGCCATCTCGATGATGACGACCGACTCCCAGGCGATGGGACGGATGGCCGAACTCGTCCCGCGGACCTGGCAGACGGCCTCGAAGATGAAGACCCAGCGGGGGCCGCTCCCGGAGGACGAGGGGACCGGCGCCGACAACCACCGCATCAAGCGCTACATCGCGAAGTACACCGTCAACCCGGCCATCGCGGCGGGTATCGACGGCTACGTCGGCACCCTCGAACCCGGGAAGCTGGCGGACATCTGCCTGTGGGACCCGGCCTTCTTCGGCGTGAAGCCGGCGATGATATTCAAGGGCGGTTTCCCGGTCCATTCGGAGATGGGCGAGGCCAACGGCTCGCTGATGACCTGCGAACCCATCAAACAGCGTGAGCGGGCGGGTGCCGTCGGGAAGGCCAAACACGCCCTCTCGCTGTCGTTCGTCTCGCCGGCCGCGGCCGAGGCCGGCGTCGGCGAGGCGTACGGGCTCGATTCGCGGGTCGTCCCGGTCGAGGGGACCCGGACACCAGGCAAGGCGGACATGGTCTACAACGACTACTGCCCGGACGACATCGACGTGGACCCCGAGACGTTCGAGGTGCGTGTCGACGGCGAGCACGTCACCTGTGAACCGGCCAGCGAACTCCCGCTCGCACAGCGGTACATGTTATGA
- the ureG gene encoding urease accessory protein UreG, whose protein sequence is MSPTHRDLATVGVGGPVGSGKTSLLTELVPRLREAGLDVGVIANDILTQEDADRLRERFAGVVPEDLVAGVETGACPHTGIREDPSMNLRQVDDFLDSHPELDIVLIESGGDNLAATFNPELADYSLYVISVAEGDDIPRKRGPGVVECDLLVVNKTDLAPHVGADLDRMEADAREVRDGPYVLTNCKDETGVDEVLEHVQEGVLFA, encoded by the coding sequence GTGAGCCCGACCCACCGCGACTTGGCGACGGTCGGTGTCGGCGGGCCCGTCGGGTCGGGCAAGACCTCGCTGCTGACCGAACTCGTGCCGCGGCTGCGCGAGGCCGGCCTCGATGTCGGGGTCATCGCCAACGACATCCTGACCCAGGAGGACGCCGACCGGCTCCGTGAGCGGTTCGCCGGCGTCGTCCCCGAGGACCTCGTCGCGGGCGTCGAGACGGGCGCCTGCCCGCATACGGGCATCCGCGAGGACCCGTCGATGAACCTCCGGCAGGTCGACGACTTCCTCGATTCCCACCCGGAGCTGGATATCGTCCTCATCGAGAGCGGCGGCGATAACCTCGCGGCGACGTTCAACCCCGAACTCGCGGACTACTCGCTGTACGTCATCAGCGTGGCCGAGGGCGACGACATCCCCCGCAAGCGGGGCCCGGGCGTCGTCGAGTGCGACCTGCTCGTCGTCAACAAGACCGACCTCGCGCCCCACGTCGGCGCCGACCTCGACCGGATGGAGGCCGACGCCCGCGAGGTCCGGGACGGCCCGTACGTCCTCACGAACTGCAAGGACGAGACGGGCGTCGACGAGGTGCTGGAGCACGTGCAGGAGGGGGTGCTGTTCGCCTGA
- a CDS encoding urease subunit beta, whose amino-acid sequence MTDMVPGEVRTGEGTVTLNEGRETATVSVANTGDRPVQVGSHFHFFEANAALAFDREAAFGMRLNVPAGTAVRFEPGERETVELVAIGGKRVAHGMNGLVNGSVDGDPGEAVERAREAGFRFADDHGAEDAGADADGGDDGDDDAGGTE is encoded by the coding sequence ATGACCGACATGGTTCCCGGGGAGGTCCGGACCGGCGAGGGAACGGTGACGCTGAACGAGGGGCGCGAGACGGCGACCGTCTCGGTGGCCAACACCGGCGACCGTCCGGTGCAGGTGGGGTCGCATTTCCACTTCTTCGAGGCCAACGCCGCGCTCGCGTTCGACCGCGAGGCCGCCTTCGGGATGCGACTGAACGTCCCCGCCGGAACGGCCGTCCGGTTCGAGCCGGGCGAGCGCGAGACGGTCGAGCTGGTCGCCATCGGCGGGAAGCGCGTCGCGCACGGCATGAACGGCCTCGTCAACGGGAGCGTCGACGGCGACCCCGGTGAGGCCGTCGAGCGGGCCCGCGAAGCGGGCTTCCGGTTCGCCGACGACCACGGTGCCGAGGACGCCGGCGCGGACGCCGACGGGGGCGACGATGGCGACGACGACGCGGGGGGCACGGAGTGA
- the urtB gene encoding urea ABC transporter, permease protein UrtB codes for MINGLNLLFQFLDSFAFVVLAAAGLAIIFGIMGVINLAHGEFIMLGAYATTLASVRLGLPLVAAMLVGMVVTALFGLLVERVIISGSIPNAIGQRVAGRDLMEPLYDRLADSMVATWGLSLIMVQGVRITLGNSLDQIGTPLGELAYGGFSYSMYRVVLSGVALGVLVLAYLVFTRTEFGMRARATIQDEDTARALGVDTERTYAATFVIGSGLAGLTGALYAPTVTMVPGLGGSFLVEAFVAVVVGGPSVVLGTALAGGFLGGINALVSNLLGTTAGRIALLVTAIVMIRFLPDGITGFVERVRARRQEGGA; via the coding sequence ATGATCAACGGGCTGAACCTGCTCTTCCAGTTCCTCGACAGCTTCGCGTTCGTCGTGTTAGCTGCGGCGGGACTGGCCATCATCTTCGGCATCATGGGCGTCATCAACCTCGCGCACGGCGAGTTCATCATGCTGGGGGCGTACGCCACGACGCTGGCGAGCGTCCGGCTGGGGCTCCCGCTCGTGGCGGCGATGCTGGTCGGGATGGTCGTGACGGCGCTGTTCGGCCTCCTCGTCGAGCGGGTCATCATCTCGGGGTCGATTCCGAACGCCATCGGCCAGCGCGTGGCCGGGCGCGACCTGATGGAGCCCCTGTACGACCGGCTGGCCGACTCGATGGTCGCGACGTGGGGGCTGAGCCTCATCATGGTCCAGGGTGTGCGCATCACGCTGGGCAACTCGCTGGACCAGATCGGGACGCCGCTCGGCGAACTCGCCTACGGCGGCTTCTCGTACTCGATGTACCGGGTCGTCCTCTCGGGAGTCGCACTCGGCGTGCTGGTGCTGGCGTACCTCGTGTTCACCCGGACGGAGTTCGGGATGCGCGCCCGCGCCACCATCCAGGACGAGGACACCGCCCGCGCGCTCGGGGTCGACACCGAACGGACGTACGCGGCCACGTTCGTCATCGGCTCCGGCCTCGCCGGCCTGACCGGCGCGCTGTACGCTCCCACCGTGACGATGGTGCCGGGACTGGGCGGGTCGTTCCTCGTCGAGGCGTTCGTCGCCGTCGTCGTCGGTGGCCCCAGCGTCGTCCTCGGGACCGCACTCGCCGGCGGCTTCCTCGGCGGCATCAACGCCCTCGTCTCGAACCTGCTGGGGACGACCGCCGGCCGCATCGCACTGCTGGTGACCGCCATCGTGATGATCCGGTTCCTGCCGGACGGCATCACGGGCTTCGTCGAGCGGGTCCGCGCGCGCCGGCAGGAGGGGGGTGCCTGA
- a CDS encoding ABC transporter permease subunit, with the protein MATETGAGRTDPEPSGLLGRIRGRLEGPNTIGNSRAYWAGFAVAVAALLVYPYIVGAYQASRFSLFLVYAFLGLSLSVVWGYAGVLSFGQVVFFGVAGYTFGVVSVNFATPAGITGAFLVGIGGGALVAAVLGYFMFYGGVRDVYVTIITLVSTLVLHTFMAQTAGDQWTIGEAALGGFNGMPTIPNLALGVGGAALVISDVMFYYLVLVLLVATYLGLRVLVNSDFGRVMVAVREDEDRTRMFGYDVRRAKLLVFTLGGALAGLSGVLYAAWGNYVSPGVFELAFASLPVVWVSIGGRDTLLGAVAATVGIEFFRNSLGGEWAFVTVGALLLVSILGLPGGVVPWLDRTYRNLRGGGTTPPTETTDSTDPEVTEA; encoded by the coding sequence ATGGCGACCGAGACCGGCGCCGGGCGGACCGACCCGGAGCCGTCGGGGCTCCTCGGCCGAATCCGCGGCCGGCTGGAGGGGCCGAACACCATCGGCAACTCACGGGCGTACTGGGCCGGCTTCGCCGTCGCCGTGGCGGCCCTGCTGGTCTACCCCTATATCGTCGGTGCCTACCAGGCCTCGCGGTTCTCGCTGTTCCTGGTGTACGCCTTCCTCGGGCTGTCGCTGTCGGTGGTCTGGGGGTACGCCGGGGTGCTGAGCTTCGGGCAGGTGGTGTTCTTCGGCGTCGCCGGCTACACGTTCGGCGTCGTCTCGGTGAACTTCGCCACCCCGGCCGGTATCACCGGCGCGTTCCTCGTCGGCATCGGTGGCGGGGCGCTGGTGGCCGCCGTCCTGGGCTACTTCATGTTCTACGGCGGCGTCCGCGACGTCTACGTCACCATCATCACGCTGGTGTCGACGCTGGTGTTGCACACGTTCATGGCCCAGACCGCGGGCGACCAGTGGACCATCGGCGAGGCTGCACTGGGCGGGTTCAACGGGATGCCCACCATCCCGAACCTCGCGCTCGGGGTCGGCGGGGCCGCCCTCGTCATCTCGGACGTGATGTTCTACTACCTCGTCCTGGTGTTGCTCGTGGCCACGTACCTGGGGCTGCGGGTGCTGGTCAACTCGGACTTCGGCCGCGTGATGGTCGCCGTCCGCGAGGACGAGGACCGGACCCGGATGTTCGGCTACGACGTCCGGCGGGCGAAGCTCCTCGTGTTCACGCTCGGCGGCGCCCTCGCGGGGCTCTCGGGCGTGCTGTACGCGGCCTGGGGCAACTACGTCAGTCCGGGCGTGTTCGAGCTCGCGTTCGCCTCGCTCCCCGTCGTCTGGGTGAGTATCGGCGGCCGCGACACGCTGCTGGGCGCGGTGGCGGCCACCGTCGGCATCGAGTTCTTCCGGAACTCGCTGGGTGGCGAGTGGGCGTTCGTCACGGTCGGGGCCCTGCTGCTGGTGTCCATCCTCGGGCTCCCCGGCGGCGTCGTCCCGTGGCTCGACCGGACCTACCGGAACCTGCGCGGCGGAGGGACGACGCCCCCCACCGAGACGACCGACTCGACCGACCCCGAGGTGACCGAGGCATGA
- a CDS encoding D-2-hydroxyacid dehydrogenase, with protein MSNAISELSVLQHKPHGMPATEYADALRERLPDVTVTLAATPDERRRAVADAPVVTSNDLDAELLEAADDLGLFACTYAGVDHLPLEALRERDVAVTNASGVHGPNVAEHVIGWLLAMVRRLDEGWRRQERREWAHFQAAGELQGSTVTVVGLGAIGEAIGERLAGFGVETVGVRYTPGKGGPTDEVVGYDDLPAVLPRTDHLVLACPLTDETRGLVDAAALDLLPPDATLVNVARGPVVETDALVETLRRNGLHAAALDVTDPEPLPEDHPLWTLENVLLTPHTAGHTPHYFERCADILAENVRRVNESGAFEGLRNEV; from the coding sequence ATGTCGAACGCTATCTCCGAACTGTCGGTCCTGCAGCACAAACCGCACGGGATGCCGGCAACGGAGTACGCCGACGCCCTCCGCGAGCGACTGCCGGACGTGACGGTGACGCTCGCCGCGACCCCCGACGAGCGGCGCCGGGCAGTCGCGGACGCCCCGGTCGTCACGAGCAACGACCTCGACGCCGAACTGCTCGAGGCGGCCGACGACCTGGGGCTGTTCGCCTGCACGTACGCGGGCGTGGACCATCTCCCCCTCGAGGCGCTCCGCGAGCGCGACGTGGCCGTCACGAACGCCTCCGGGGTCCACGGGCCGAACGTCGCCGAGCACGTCATCGGGTGGCTGCTGGCGATGGTCCGGCGGCTGGACGAAGGGTGGCGGCGCCAGGAGCGCCGCGAGTGGGCCCACTTCCAGGCCGCCGGCGAGCTGCAGGGCTCGACGGTGACGGTGGTTGGACTGGGTGCCATCGGCGAGGCCATCGGCGAGCGGCTGGCGGGCTTCGGCGTCGAGACGGTCGGGGTCCGGTACACGCCCGGGAAGGGCGGGCCGACCGACGAGGTGGTCGGCTACGACGACCTGCCCGCGGTCCTGCCCCGCACCGACCACCTCGTGCTCGCCTGTCCGCTGACCGACGAGACGCGCGGGCTGGTCGACGCGGCGGCGCTGGACCTCCTCCCGCCGGACGCCACGCTGGTCAACGTCGCGCGTGGGCCGGTCGTCGAGACGGACGCGCTGGTCGAGACGCTCCGGCGCAACGGCCTCCACGCGGCCGCGCTGGACGTGACCGACCCCGAACCGCTCCCGGAGGACCACCCGCTCTGGACGCTGGAGAACGTCCTCCTCACGCCCCACACCGCGGGCCACACGCCCCACTACTTCGAGCGGTGTGCCGACATCCTCGCCGAGAACGTCCGGCGCGTGAACGAGTCGGGGGCGTTCGAGGGGTTGCGGAACGAGGTCTGA
- a CDS encoding ABC transporter ATP-binding protein, whose translation MSTNDTDTTDGTDAETDTGPETATGHPNVRQTAAELATGDRTDTLLATEGLRKEFGGFTAIDDVDFSVAEGELRCLIGPNGAGKSTLLKLVTGTHAPTDGKVYYDGHDLTDLPPHERVRRGISMKFQVPSVYGELTVRENARLPIQRFADGAERRRRVDEAIAAAGLSNYEAAPASTLSHGQQQQLEIGMAASMEPDLLLLDEPVAGLDVAEREAIAERITRLNEERGIAFVVIEHDTDFVATIADRVTVLHNGDVFREGPVADIESDPAVQDIYLGGDGA comes from the coding sequence ATGAGCACGAACGACACCGACACGACCGACGGAACCGACGCCGAGACCGACACGGGGCCGGAGACCGCGACGGGCCACCCGAACGTCCGTCAGACGGCGGCCGAACTGGCGACGGGTGACCGGACGGACACGCTGCTGGCGACCGAGGGGCTCCGCAAGGAGTTCGGCGGCTTCACCGCCATCGACGATGTCGACTTCTCGGTCGCCGAGGGCGAACTCCGCTGTCTCATCGGCCCCAACGGCGCCGGCAAGTCGACGCTGCTGAAACTGGTGACGGGGACCCACGCCCCCACCGACGGGAAGGTCTACTACGACGGCCACGACCTCACCGACCTGCCGCCCCACGAGCGGGTGCGTCGCGGCATCAGCATGAAGTTCCAGGTGCCGTCGGTGTACGGCGAGCTGACCGTCCGCGAGAACGCCCGGCTCCCCATCCAGCGGTTCGCCGACGGGGCCGAGCGCCGCCGCCGGGTCGACGAGGCCATCGCCGCGGCCGGCCTGTCGAACTACGAGGCCGCGCCCGCGAGCACGCTCTCGCACGGGCAGCAGCAGCAACTCGAGATCGGGATGGCCGCCTCGATGGAGCCGGACCTGCTGTTGCTCGACGAACCGGTCGCGGGGCTCGACGTGGCCGAGCGCGAGGCCATCGCCGAGCGCATCACGCGGCTCAACGAGGAGCGCGGCATCGCCTTCGTCGTCATCGAGCACGACACCGACTTCGTCGCGACCATCGCCGACCGCGTGACCGTCCTCCACAACGGGGACGTGTTCCGCGAGGGGCCGGTCGCCGACATCGAGTCCGACCCTGCCGTCCAGGATATCTACCTCGGAGGTGACGGGGCGTGA
- a CDS encoding urea ABC transporter substrate-binding protein, with protein MSDRRVGRRGFLASGSAATLAALAGCTGVPGSSGGGGGSGDDTITLGILEDRSGNFALVGDPKHKASLLAIEEINQNGGIDGKQIEVFDPDPQSDNQRYQELTRRAIQQEQVDALWAGYSSATREAIRPIIDREDQLYFYTTQYEGGVCDKNVFAVGPTARQQLGSVLPYLREEYGPEIYTIAADYNFGQLSADWVKVLADENDAEVIGEEFIPLSNSQFGSTINRIQEADPDFVMSMLVGANHTSFYEQKASAGLDVPIGTSTAMAQGYEHLRLDPPAMANIYAGVNYMEEIPTERNTSDGGFVDRYYEKFPDAPYLNEEAENNYFSIYMYKAAVEQAGTTNQEEVKSALESGITYGAPEAPGEEEISLVPETHHVDHHMWVMRADENHNVEAVDDRVIPETFLKDTVGCDLTEEDEETQYTPQDFYEEAG; from the coding sequence ATGAGCGACCGTCGTGTCGGCCGTCGTGGCTTCCTCGCCTCCGGGTCCGCGGCGACGCTGGCGGCACTGGCCGGCTGTACCGGCGTCCCCGGCTCCAGCGGTGGCGGTGGCGGCAGTGGTGACGACACCATCACCCTCGGTATCCTCGAAGACCGTTCGGGCAACTTCGCGCTGGTCGGCGACCCGAAGCACAAGGCGTCACTGCTGGCCATCGAGGAGATCAACCAGAACGGCGGTATCGACGGGAAGCAGATCGAGGTGTTCGACCCGGACCCGCAGTCGGACAACCAGCGCTACCAGGAACTCACACGGCGGGCCATCCAGCAGGAGCAGGTCGACGCGCTGTGGGCGGGCTACTCCTCGGCGACGCGTGAGGCCATCCGCCCCATCATCGACCGCGAGGACCAGCTCTACTTCTACACCACCCAGTACGAGGGCGGGGTCTGCGACAAGAACGTCTTCGCGGTCGGGCCGACCGCCCGCCAGCAGCTGGGGAGCGTCCTGCCGTACCTCCGCGAGGAGTACGGGCCGGAGATATACACCATCGCGGCCGACTACAACTTCGGCCAGCTGAGCGCGGACTGGGTGAAGGTGCTGGCCGACGAGAACGACGCCGAGGTCATCGGCGAGGAGTTCATCCCGCTGTCGAACTCCCAGTTCGGCTCCACCATCAACCGCATCCAGGAGGCCGACCCCGACTTCGTGATGTCGATGCTCGTCGGCGCGAACCACACCTCCTTCTACGAGCAGAAGGCCTCCGCCGGGCTGGACGTGCCCATCGGCACGTCGACGGCGATGGCCCAGGGGTACGAGCACCTCCGTCTGGACCCGCCCGCGATGGCCAACATCTACGCCGGCGTCAACTACATGGAGGAGATCCCGACCGAGCGCAACACCTCGGATGGGGGCTTCGTCGACCGCTACTACGAGAAGTTCCCCGACGCCCCCTACCTCAACGAGGAGGCGGAGAACAACTACTTCTCCATCTACATGTACAAGGCGGCGGTCGAGCAGGCCGGCACGACCAACCAGGAGGAGGTCAAGTCCGCCCTGGAGTCGGGTATCACCTACGGCGCGCCCGAGGCCCCCGGCGAGGAGGAGATCAGTCTGGTCCCGGAGACCCACCACGTCGACCACCACATGTGGGTGATGCGGGCCGACGAGAACCACAACGTCGAGGCCGTCGACGACCGGGTCATCCCGGAGACCTTCCTCAAGGACACGGTCGGCTGTGACCTCACCGAGGAGGACGAGGAGACCCAGTACACGCCACAGGACTTCTACGAGGAGGCAGGATGA
- a CDS encoding urease subunit gamma — protein MKLTPKEEERLTVFTAAEVARRRKERGVLLNHPETVAYISDWCIERAREGQSVAEIRSGASQLLGREDVMDGVPEMVDMIQVEPVFPDGTKLVTVHDPVRSDSVGTADTDESSDSNEEEA, from the coding sequence ATGAAACTGACACCGAAAGAGGAGGAACGGCTGACGGTCTTCACCGCCGCAGAGGTCGCCCGGCGCCGCAAGGAGCGCGGCGTCCTGCTGAACCACCCCGAGACGGTCGCCTACATCAGCGACTGGTGCATCGAGCGGGCCCGCGAGGGCCAGTCCGTCGCCGAGATCCGGTCCGGCGCCTCGCAACTGCTCGGTCGCGAGGACGTGATGGACGGGGTCCCGGAGATGGTCGACATGATACAGGTCGAGCCCGTCTTCCCGGACGGGACGAAGCTCGTCACCGTCCACGACCCCGTGCGCTCGGACAGCGTCGGGACCGCCGACACGGACGAGTCGAGCGACAGCAACGAGGAGGAAGCGTGA